From the genome of Sphingobacterium sp. UGAL515B_05:
TTTATGAACAGGGAACGTTAAAAAGCTTAGAAAACTACAGCGACGAAAGTGCTCTTATAGATTCTGCTTTTTATCTGTATCCAGGGAATAAATTGGAGAAGATTGTTTTTTATTCCAGTAGTCCCGATAAAAAAGGAAAACTGAAAATAGAAGATCCCATCTATGTTGTGTACTATGATTCTCTTAACAACAAAACGTTGGAAAATGGGAACGGATTTATTCGGCTAAATTATGGGTGGAGTTATGAAGAGGGACAAATGAAAAACAATTTGCGCGAAGGTGAATGGAAAGGAAAGATGGGAAAGGACAGCTTTGTTGAAACGTACTCGAATAATCAATTGGTGTCAGGGACTAAAACAAAGGTTGACGGAAAGGTTTTTAAATATGATTCGTCTAACTTTATGAGTCCGCCTGATTACCCCGGTGGAATTTCTAGACTGATGGGCTTTATAGCGAGCAATTATGTCTACCCAAAGGAGGCGATTAGCAATCAGGTGTCTGGTGTGGTCATGATAGCGTTTGTGATAGACAAAGATGGTAACATAAAAGATCCGGTAGTAACGAAAGATTTAGGTTTTGGAACAGGGGAGGAAGGAATCCGTGTTATAAAAAAAGCAGGCAAATGGAAGCCCGGAATACAACGTGGAGAGAAACTAAATGTGAAGTATTCGCTCCCAATCCGCTTGAACACATCGCGATAGAACTGTTTGGATAGCATTAAATAAAAATATATTAAATATAATCTCTCGCATATTTGAAATGAAATTCTAGCGGGATAGTGGTAAAATACCTAAAAAGGGCTTTCCAATTTTTTTGGAAAGCCCTTTTTAGGTATAAAGGATTTAAGATAGACTATTTTCTCAAAGCTGCTGCTCCTTTGATGATACCCTCTACAACAGCAGGATCCTGAAGTGTCGAAGTATCTCCTACATTGGCGATATCGTCTTCGGCAATCTTGCGTAAGATACGACGCATGATCTTTCCAGAACGTGTTTTTGGTAGGTCATCGACAAACTGGATAATGTCTGGTTTAGCAATTGGACCGATAATACGTGAAACGGTTTCCATGATATCCTTTTTGGTAGCTTCTGCATCGGTGTGGTGATTCGCAATGACATAAGCATAAATACCCTGGCCTTTTACTGGGTGCGGATATCCGACAATGGCAGACTCCACAACATCAGCGTGCATATTGATGGCATTTTCTACCTCTGCTGTACCAATACGGTGGCCCGAAACGTTCAGTACATCATCTACACGGCCTGTGATTTTATAATAACCCTCCGGACTACGGAAACATCCGTCGCCTGTAAAATACATATCCTTATATGTCGAGAAATAGGTTTGACGGCAACGGTCATGATCTCCCCATGTCGTGCGTAGCATGCCTGGCCAAGGGAACTTGATACATAGGTTTCCTGTGACGTCATTGCCTTCAATCTCCTTTCCATTCTCATCCATCAAAGCGGGTTGAATGCCCGGCATCGGGAACATCGCATAACTTGCTTTTTCTGGTGTTACTCCCGCCAATGAAGTGATCAAGTGGCCTCCATTCTCTGTCTGCCAATAGGTATCAACAATAGGGCAATTCTTTTTACCAACTTTTTCGTTAAACCAGTTCCAGGCTTCTTCGTTGATTGGCTCGCCTACTGACCCCAAAACACGTAAAGAAGACAGATCATTTTTATCGACAAATTCGTCACCAAAGGCCATCAATGAACGTAAGGCAGTAGGGGATGTATAGATAATATTGACCTTGAACTTATCAACAATGTCCCAATAACGGCTGGCATCCGGGAAGGTTGGAATACCCTCAAACATTAAAGAAGTAGCTCCTTGTGATAATGGCCCGTAGACGATATAACTGTGTCCTGTAATCCAGCCGATATCTGCTGTACAGAAAAATACGTCGTTTGGCTTATATTGGAACGTATTCATAAAGGTATAACCTGTATACACCATATAACCGCCACAGGTATGTACTACACCTTTAGGCTTACCTGTGGATCCTGATGTATAAAGGATGAATAAATTGTCCTCAGCATCCATCTCCTCGGCTGGACATGCTGGATTTCCTTGTGTCTCTACTTTTTTGATCTCATCTTCCCACCATACATCGCGTCCTTTGATCATTGATACCGGTGTACGCGTACGTGTTAAGACAATTACCTTTTCAACGGTGTCACATTGCATCAAAGCATCATCTACGATATTTTTTAGACCGATGGTTTTATTGCCACGGTAACTGCCATCAGAAGTAACGATTAGTTTGCATTCGGCATCTACGATACGATCCGCGATAGAACGTGCTGAAAAACCTCCAAATACCACCGAGTGGATGGCACCGATACGTGCACAGGCCAATACTGCAATAACCAATTCAGGAACCATTGGTAAGTAAATACATACCCGGTCTCCTTTTTTGATGTTATTATTTTTAAGTACGTTGGCAAATTGCTCTACCTTTTGTAGTAATTGTTTATAGGAAAGAATGCGGTGCGCTTCATTGGGATCGTTAGGTTCCCAGATGATGGCTGGTTTATCACCATTTGCATAAATATGGCGATCAAGACAGTTTTCAGTAATATTTAATTTTGCACCCTCAAACCATTTGACATTGGGTTCCTCAAAGTTCCAGTTTAGCACTTTATTCCATTTTCTCTTCCAGAAAAAATGATCTGCAATGCTCGCCCAAAACTTCTCAGGTTGTTCTACACTTCGCTTATATTCACTTTGATATTCTTCAAATGATTTTATTTGTAGGCTCATCGTTATTAGGATTATTATGAATTATTTTAATTTATATTGTTATCGTTGCGAAATTGTTTTTGGTATTTCGATTTCGGTGTACAATTTAGCGGTTTTTGCCCATTTTATCAAAAAATTGATGTTTAATATAATGTTAAACTACTTTTATCTATCAAGATTGTTATCTTGCATCAAGATTTACCGAGATGTCTTTTCTAAGAAAGCTGTTCTATATTACAATCTATACAAATCTTCTGATCGCCATGGCGGCCATGGCACAATGTGCGTTGACTTATATCATATTTGAATGGTCGATCAATTGGTATATCGTTTTAGTGGAAGGGACAGCGACTTTGTTGCTTTATAATTTTAGCCTGTGGTGGTCCAAACCGAAGAACCCAAAAGAATCAAAATTCCCCCGGACACGCTGGATCTTTAATCATGAATGGGTCATGTGGTTAAACAATGGTATCGCTTTGCTTGTGCTAGGTTATTGCTTATGGTATATTCATGTGTACTCCTTTTTGTTTTTGGGATTTATTGGAATCCTGAGTCTGTTATACGGAATGCCCCTGTTTACCTTCCGTGACCGCAAAGTGGGCCTTCGACAGATACCGGGGGCTAAGATTTTTCATATTGCCCTGGTCTGGGTCTGCAGCAGTGTGGTGCTTCCCTATGTGGAACTGGCCAATGTCGGTGTCAAAATAGATCAGTGGGTTTTTATTGCGCTCTGCGGATTGAAGTTCATATTTTTGGTTATCTGTACACTGCCTTTTGATATTCGGGATATCCAACAGGATTCCTATTATCACCTGCGGACTTTGCCCAATATGCTGGGCGAACAAAAAGCTAAAAATCTAACTTATGGACTGTTGGGTCTTCATTGTGTATTGATCTTGACGGTACCTTATACGGTGCCTATTAAAATTGGATTGATTCTGACCAACGTGCTCATATTTGCTTTGCTAAAATTGGCTGTTTTCAAAACAAAAGATCATTATCACTATGCTTATCTACTTGACGGTAGCTTGGTGCTTCAGTTTCTGATTGTTCTTGTTATCGGTATGTTTAGCGCCGGAACCTGATTTTTAATACATTTCAAGAGCAATAGGTGACTTTAACCTCCTAAGCGGGTATGAATAGGAGGTGCTTACTTGCTAGATTGATTGGAGATTTTAACAAATAGCTCGTTGTAAAATTAAGATGCCAGAAAGGCGATGATCTTATCGGCAGCCACTTCCGATAATTTATAATAACTTTCGAATGTCCATCCGGCAACATGTGGAGATAAGATCACATTGTCTCTGCGGATAAGATCCGCATACCATGCCTGTTCAGCCAGTTTTGGGAACTTTTCTACGGGCAACACATCGAATGCTGCTCCGATAATGGAACCGGAATCAAGACCATTTAATACTGCGGGTACTTGTACAATACCACCTCGTGCCCCCAGTAAAAAGAAAATAGGTTTTTCAAATTTAGCCAGATAATCCACATCGATCATCCCCTTTGTTTCATCCGTTAAGGGAATATGGAAACTGATCACATCGGCTTCTTTGCAGATTTTTTCCATGTCGGCTGCGGCGGCATATTGATCCGCGTAGTCGATTCGGTATTTATCATAGGCAAGCACCTGTACATCAAAACCGGATAGTTTTTTTGCCATGGCCATGCCATTGTGCCCATAGCCAATCAAACCTATAGTACGTCCCTTAAGTTCGTAGCCACGATTGGCTTCACGTAACCACTGGCCAGATCGTATTTGTTGGTCACCCCGATTCAGATTGTTCATTAGACTGAGCAACATACCGATCATATGCTCACCTACAGCATCCCGATTGCCTTCATTGGCCGGAATTAACAGCACGTCTCTTTGCGCAGCAATTGTATCGTCAATATTGTCCATACCGGCACCAGCACGAGCGATAAAGCGGAGGTTTGGCGCCAGGTCAAAAAAAGCTTTATCTACCTGAAATTTGGAACGAATAACCATCCCCGAGTAATTGCTGATAATTTTTTCAGCCGCTTCCCGACTGATATCCGGTTGATAATGGAACGCGATTCCTGCCTGTTCAAATTTCTCAAGCATGATTTCATGAATGTCGTCGACGATCAAAATGGTAGTTTTCATTCAATTATTTTTTTATGTGGGACTGATCAAGGAATATTGTTACGGTGTAGTACGATGATTTAGATCCCAGCATCATGATTATGATTGATCTGCATAAAATCTACAGATAGTAATTTGTTCAACTGTTGTTGTTTCATGCGGTTAGGCATTATTTTCATGCCAAAATTTCGCATTTTTATCAGGAATGGATTTTCCCATTGTGCGATTTTTCCTATCCTCCAGGAAGTATTACAGATATAATTTACCCGATCCAATCTTCTTTTTTCGAATCGTTGGAAAGCCAAATTAACGAAACCTGCGGTCTGGAGTTCATCCACGAGAACAGCAACATCTTCAATAGCCTGACAGGCTCCCTGACCTAGGTTGGGAGTCGTCGCATGCCCGGCGTCACCCAATAATAGAATATTGTCAAAAGCGAGTTGTTGAAGTGGTGCGATGTCAATGATGTCATTTGCAATTAGTTCGCTATCCTTTGTTTCCGAAAGAATCGTTGGAATAGGGGCATGATAATCTTTAAAATTTTCGAAGAGCTCCTTTGTTTTCCAATTTTTTAAGACTGGATTTTGTGCCTCAGTATTGAGGCATGCGTACCAGTAGATGCGGTTATTGACAAGTGGGGTCATCCCAAAGCGTCCTTTGCTGCCCCAGGTTTCTGTGCCTTTTTCAAGTTTTATGCTGCTGTTGTCTATGGTGGCCCGCCAACAGGTATAGCCTGAATACCGGGGTGCCGAGGCCGGTATAAGTTGTTGTCGTAATGCTGAGTGTACGCCATCGGCAATCAAAAGGGCTTGCCCGCATACATGGCTTCCGTCTGCGAAATAAACTTGAATATCTCCTCCCTCCCGTTCAAAGGAAACGGCGCGTTTGCCGAGATGAACTTGTTCATTGGGGATTTTGGATAAGAGAAACTGATGCAGATCTGCCCGATGGATAGCGAAATTGTCCTGTTGATATTTTTGGCTGATTGACCTGGTG
Proteins encoded in this window:
- a CDS encoding energy transducer TonB, whose protein sequence is MKYYLHFWVSTVCFLLFNFFLSNLYAQVSFTSYHKKDGDETKQADSAYYMRTIHVDASGKDKVYRVEEFYTRNDSIKLSGISTNALYPFKFRGRKYEFYEQGTLKSLENYSDESALIDSAFYLYPGNKLEKIVFYSSSPDKKGKLKIEDPIYVVYYDSLNNKTLENGNGFIRLNYGWSYEEGQMKNNLREGEWKGKMGKDSFVETYSNNQLVSGTKTKVDGKVFKYDSSNFMSPPDYPGGISRLMGFIASNYVYPKEAISNQVSGVVMIAFVIDKDGNIKDPVVTKDLGFGTGEEGIRVIKKAGKWKPGIQRGEKLNVKYSLPIRLNTSR
- the acs gene encoding acetate--CoA ligase, producing the protein MSLQIKSFEEYQSEYKRSVEQPEKFWASIADHFFWKRKWNKVLNWNFEEPNVKWFEGAKLNITENCLDRHIYANGDKPAIIWEPNDPNEAHRILSYKQLLQKVEQFANVLKNNNIKKGDRVCIYLPMVPELVIAVLACARIGAIHSVVFGGFSARSIADRIVDAECKLIVTSDGSYRGNKTIGLKNIVDDALMQCDTVEKVIVLTRTRTPVSMIKGRDVWWEDEIKKVETQGNPACPAEEMDAEDNLFILYTSGSTGKPKGVVHTCGGYMVYTGYTFMNTFQYKPNDVFFCTADIGWITGHSYIVYGPLSQGATSLMFEGIPTFPDASRYWDIVDKFKVNIIYTSPTALRSLMAFGDEFVDKNDLSSLRVLGSVGEPINEEAWNWFNEKVGKKNCPIVDTYWQTENGGHLITSLAGVTPEKASYAMFPMPGIQPALMDENGKEIEGNDVTGNLCIKFPWPGMLRTTWGDHDRCRQTYFSTYKDMYFTGDGCFRSPEGYYKITGRVDDVLNVSGHRIGTAEVENAINMHADVVESAIVGYPHPVKGQGIYAYVIANHHTDAEATKKDIMETVSRIIGPIAKPDIIQFVDDLPKTRSGKIMRRILRKIAEDDIANVGDTSTLQDPAVVEGIIKGAAALRK
- a CDS encoding NAD(P)-dependent oxidoreductase is translated as MKTTILIVDDIHEIMLEKFEQAGIAFHYQPDISREAAEKIISNYSGMVIRSKFQVDKAFFDLAPNLRFIARAGAGMDNIDDTIAAQRDVLLIPANEGNRDAVGEHMIGMLLSLMNNLNRGDQQIRSGQWLREANRGYELKGRTIGLIGYGHNGMAMAKKLSGFDVQVLAYDKYRIDYADQYAAAADMEKICKEADVISFHIPLTDETKGMIDVDYLAKFEKPIFFLLGARGGIVQVPAVLNGLDSGSIIGAAFDVLPVEKFPKLAEQAWYADLIRRDNVILSPHVAGWTFESYYKLSEVAADKIIAFLAS
- a CDS encoding FAD-dependent monooxygenase translates to MHSTDSTFIIVGGGIAGLCAAIGLAKVGIEAHVYESAIELKGIGAGFGLAANAMQALEHLGLKDEIVPIGHYLASYNVLDQKGNILVEPDTRSISQKYQQDNFAIHRADLHQFLLSKIPNEQVHLGKRAVSFEREGGDIQVYFADGSHVCGQALLIADGVHSALRQQLIPASAPRYSGYTCWRATIDNSSIKLEKGTETWGSKGRFGMTPLVNNRIYWYACLNTEAQNPVLKNWKTKELFENFKDYHAPIPTILSETKDSELIANDIIDIAPLQQLAFDNILLLGDAGHATTPNLGQGACQAIEDVAVLVDELQTAGFVNLAFQRFEKRRLDRVNYICNTSWRIGKIAQWENPFLIKMRNFGMKIMPNRMKQQQLNKLLSVDFMQINHNHDAGI